The Zeugodacus cucurbitae isolate PBARC_wt_2022May chromosome 4, idZeuCucr1.2, whole genome shotgun sequence genome includes the window AATTCATTTGTAAGAGCAAATAATGCAGAACTCACAGGGAGAATCCCAAGGCGATCACAATTACGTAGCTCGTCGTACTCGGTCAACTTCCAGTGATGACTCCAGTATCGAATTCAACGTCAGTAGGCGAAGAACACGCCTGAGGCGAGGCCAAATAAGTAATACCGACCATGATTACATCGCGTTAAGAGCGCTAAGCGAGGAGGATGGTGATGGTGCTGAAACTGAAGCTAACGCCGAGCATTTAGAGGCACAGGCAAACAGCACTGAAGAAGACAACAATGCTGATGCAGATGCAGCTGAAATTGAACCTATTAATCAACTGGCGGACGAAGCACAAGAAATGCTTAGAGCAGCTTCGCCTCAAGAACGAAGATCAAGTGACGAAGGATCTGAAAttggtattatatattttttcaatgatatGTATGACTGTTGTTAccacatttataaatttttttagcgATTGCGCCCGAACCCACTCCACCGGACCCTCTGCCAGGACCTAGTATCAGCacaaatgctgttgttgttgacgaaTCAAACAACGAGGACCCAACGGTAAATTTGGTTTCGCCTTCACCACCAAAGAAGAGAAAGCGACTCAGTGTGGGCACTCCCAAATCGAACACGCCGCGGGTGAAATCAAGCGATGGCAGTGGTCTGGAGGGTGATGAAGAGGACGAAGGCATGACATGCCCTATTTGTCTCGACAACTGGGAGATGTCAGGTGATCATCGGTTAGTATCCCTGCGCTGTGGACATCTCTTTGGAGATTCGTGTATTCGCCGCTGGTTGGCAGAGAGTGCGCGTCAGTCTGGCGTTAAGGCTTGTCCACAATGCAAATCAAAGGCCACAAACCGCGATATACGTTGCTTATACGCTAAACGTCTGAGGGCAATCGATCGTAGCGAAGAACATCGCTTGCGCGAACAATTAGACACGGAGCGTAGCCGAACACAGACATTACAAACAGAAGTGGCCGCTTTGAAAATGACACATAAAATGGTAGCTATGCAAATGCAAACGCTCCAGGCAGAGAATGATCGCATGAAACAAATGCTGCGTGCTGGTGGAGGCAATAGCTTCAGCTATGAAGCCAACATTGCCGATAACAAGCAACTACTAAGGCTCCAAATACAACGGATATACCTCGAGCGTACAATTGAGTTGACACGCGAACCTGGTTGTCGAGTGTTAATACATGCTGAACAGCATTCTTCTATTTTGGCATCGCAGAAAAGTGCACAAGGCCTATTTCCGGGCTATGGCGTGCGCTTCATCGATATGCCCACATTCCGTACCTCAACATTCTTGCATGCGTCGTCGAAGTTATTGCGCGACATTTCCTTAAGTTCCGATCAACAGCTCCTCGCTGTTGCAAG containing:
- the LOC105211846 gene encoding E3 ubiquitin-protein ligase RFWD3, whose amino-acid sequence is MQNSQGESQGDHNYVARRTRSTSSDDSSIEFNVSRRRTRLRRGQISNTDHDYIALRALSEEDGDGAETEANAEHLEAQANSTEEDNNADADAAEIEPINQLADEAQEMLRAASPQERRSSDEGSEIAIAPEPTPPDPLPGPSISTNAVVVDESNNEDPTVNLVSPSPPKKRKRLSVGTPKSNTPRVKSSDGSGLEGDEEDEGMTCPICLDNWEMSGDHRLVSLRCGHLFGDSCIRRWLAESARQSGVKACPQCKSKATNRDIRCLYAKRLRAIDRSEEHRLREQLDTERSRTQTLQTEVAALKMTHKMVAMQMQTLQAENDRMKQMLRAGGGNSFSYEANIADNKQLLRLQIQRIYLERTIELTREPGCRVLIHAEQHSSILASQKSAQGLFPGYGVRFIDMPTFRTSTFLHASSKLLRDISLSSDQQLLAVASMETRSKLFDLRSRQVVSTFEPGEKMLWACAMDRKERENILYLGSSSGSTYTYDMRFPDNILEEYKTEGDFSTVINVAGVSPCNSFPHGGFLVCKLQSLWFYEYTSNSNSTIATRLPLDGPFCSMHYDAAHETLLVSARCSVRHPQSRYIVGRMEKVDETPILNLKVTFYGSKATPVMTRCAQVAVEANTLVAGYIQDAKQLALFDVRREQRVQTMPAQEVIYDICPVYTSNATYLAGLSETKCRMYKLTSSNT